From the Candidozyma auris chromosome 2, complete sequence genome, the window ATGATAAACTCCCCTGATCTATAAATATGTTTAAAGGTATCAGGAAGAAAGCGTCCATGTTATCCTTATCGCTGCAGGCGTCAGCAGAAGACCCTCTGGAGCAACATGATCGTTACCATAGAGTCTTGAGACAAGTTCGTGACTTTGAAATCGCCCTTCAGGCCATGGActttttgcttgatgatAGAGGTGAACAGGGCACCgagctcttgaaaaatGAGCTCGAGAGGCACAAAAAGTCCAACGAGAAAGTTCCAGCAGCGATATTTCCTTTGGCTTTGGGTGTCATGGAGTTCATCGAGGCAACTTTGGGTTTTGAGACGGAAGTCATGAATAGGGCTCACAACACCTTGTCTGAGGCAGAGGAGGCCTCTCTCAACCACTCGAAGTACAACCAAAAGATACACCTTTCTACATCTCACATATACCCTCCAGGAACCGAGTTTCAGGTCACATATGCTGAGCTGACGTTGCTCAATGCGCTTGTCATGCTCTTGCACGAGAACAACGGTATGATGGAACAGGCGAAAGCATTGTTCAAATTGAGAAAGGCGTATCAGATCCTCGACGCTACTTTtaagaagatcaaggagtCTGAGGGGTTGTTTAATCGCAACTTGGCAAAATTCCGTAAGCAGGCAAACGGCTCTCTGGTTTCTTCAGTTGACTTGCCAGGCTACGATATTCCAAGCTCTACAAGCTCTGCAaattcctcttcctcagcgCTTCCAGAGGACATAAAAttattgaagaatatgGAGCTGATATACCAAATGAGAAAAGCCAGAATAGAGGGAACAGGTGTCTCTTGCTCGCAAGTCGACCTCTTCGCTGAACTGAATACCCCTTCGTTGTCCTCTAAGACTAGCTTGCCctctttgaaggagaacaATGGTATACCATCCGAAAGATTGAAAACACCAGAGCAAAATTTAACGGCAAATGCTGCATTTGCTAGGAAGAATCACGAGAGCTCGtcagaagatgaagaagatgagagcGAGGAATTTTCAGATGCTGGCGATTCACTTGCAGTTTCTCAAATGAATATAAACGAACATTTTTGTGGAAGAGGCTCGTTgacaccaccaacaacacaATTTGGTGCATCAAGCATACTCGATGGCGCAAAGGGCTCATCGGCTGTATCTATAAATACCACAGAGTCGTGCTGCTCCAGAAACGCTCATTTACATGTATCTACTATTGATGAGTTCATTCACTCAGGTGTGCAATTGTGCTTTGGTATTTTGCAAGTGGTCTTATCCTTGATTCCTCCTGCAATTGGTAAAGTGCTCTCCATAGTTGGATTTAAGGGCGATAGAGATACCGGCCTTCGTATGCTTTGGAGGACAGCAATCACTGCTAGAAACATTCACGGTGAACTAGCACTCTTGTGCCTTTTGGTTTTTTATGATGGTCCCATTCAATTCATCGATGTTGGGTTCCAACTTCCTGGTCGCGAAGATAAAAATATTACAGACATTCTCTCCATATCAGAGAGATCAAGCATCCTGGACAGCGAACTTACTCAAATCATTAAGAACCCTAATTTATATACAACGCAGATCCTTGGAAAGGCACGTCAACTTTTCCCTCACAATGCCTTGTGGCTCTTGCAGGAAGGTAGGATGTTAGCTGCACAAGGCAAAATCTACCAGGCAATTGATCTTATGCAATCATTTACGGACGATCCAAACACGAAGATTAACATGGAGCAGGTGGAAGCGCTTCTCACCTTTGATAGAGCCATGCTTTATGCCTTCACTCACACTTACGATAAAGCGGCAAAAGATTTTCTTAGATTACTTGAGATCAACTCTTGGTCTCTGGCGGTATACTTATTTTTCGCTGCTTCTTGTTACTTAGAACAATGGCGTATGATACAATGTGACGAAATCAAGTATGATAGCGAAGGTGAACGCGaggagaaattgaatttCTACGCTGAAAAGGCTGATCATTATTTGAAACTAGCACCTACTTATGTTCCTGGTCATGGTCATAATGctaaaaagaagaaaggtggTATTGGGGGTAGCACCAAACAAATGCCATTCGACAAATTCGTTCTTCGCAAGACCAGACATATAGAAGAGAACCAGCGAAAACATCCAAACTTATCCTATATCGAGTGTGTTGGCACCTCACTTGTCCACGAGCTTGTTTACTTTTGGAATGGCTATAATAGAATGACTCAGGACGATCTCCGTATCCTGAATCGTATGttgcatttttcaaatggtCCTTATGCAAAGATTGCTGAGTCCTTTGATGAGGCCATGACGAGAAACTTTTTCGAGGCGATTACTTTGAGGCAAATGGGCCAGGTGAAGGAGGGATTGACTCAGCTTGACACTGAGGTCATTTC encodes:
- the IML2 gene encoding Iml2p, producing the protein MFKGIRKKASMLSLSSQASAEDPSEQHDRYHRVLRQVRDFEIALQAMDFLLDDRGEQGTELLKNELERHKKSNEKVPAAIFPLALGVMEFIEATLGFETEVMNRAHNTLSEAEEASLNHSKYNQKIHLSTSHIYPPGTEFQVTYAESTLLNALVMLLHENNGMMEQAKALFKLRKAYQILDATFKKIKESEGLFNRNLAKFRKQANGSSVSSVDLPGYDIPSSTSSANSSSSALPEDIKLLKNMESIYQMRKARIEGTGVSCSQVDLFAESNTPSLSSKTSLPSLKENNGIPSERLKTPEQNLTANAAFARKNHESSSEDEEDESEEFSDAGDSLAVSQMNINEHFCGRGSLTPPTTQFGASSILDGAKGSSAVSINTTESCCSRNAHLHVSTIDEFIHSGVQLCFGILQVVLSLIPPAIGKVLSIVGFKGDRDTGLRMLWRTAITARNIHGELALLCLLVFYDGPIQFIDVGFQLPGREDKNITDILSISERSSISDSELTQIIKNPNLYTTQILGKARQLFPHNALWLLQEGRMLAAQGKIYQAIDLMQSFTDDPNTKINMEQVEALLTFDRAMLYAFTHTYDKAAKDFLRLLEINSWSSAVYLFFAASCYLEQWRMIQCDEIKYDSEGEREEKLNFYAEKADHYLKLAPTYVPGHGHNAKKKKGGIGGSTKQMPFDKFVLRKTRHIEENQRKHPNLSYIECVGTSLVHELVYFWNGYNRMTQDDLRISNRMLHFSNGPYAKIAESFDEAMTRNFFEAITLRQMGQVKEGLTQLDTEVISKYVLQDSAHAPFKFQKMTYSPYLYPTALYEKAMFVWLLKSKDDAGRAINESVSWLKKAETTSDIGDYELSNRTSMRIKAASERLESLKEQL